One genomic region from Conexibacter woesei DSM 14684 encodes:
- a CDS encoding VOC family protein: protein MPRAITPSLWFDQQAEEAANFYVSVFDNSRIVNVTHYTAAGPREAGMVMTVEFELDGTRFVAINGGPQFTFDEAVSFEIPCETQDEIDAYWERLSAGGREGPCGWVADRYGLAWQVVPTGMDELFADPDPQRAERAMRAMLAMGKIDIAALQAAADGVA, encoded by the coding sequence ATGCCGCGCGCGATCACCCCCAGCCTGTGGTTCGACCAGCAAGCAGAGGAGGCCGCGAACTTCTACGTCTCGGTCTTCGACAACTCGCGGATCGTCAACGTGACCCACTACACGGCGGCCGGGCCGCGCGAGGCGGGCATGGTGATGACGGTCGAGTTCGAGTTGGACGGCACGCGCTTCGTCGCGATAAACGGCGGCCCGCAGTTCACGTTCGACGAGGCGGTCTCGTTCGAGATCCCCTGCGAGACCCAGGACGAGATCGACGCCTACTGGGAGAGACTGTCCGCCGGCGGCAGAGAGGGGCCGTGCGGCTGGGTCGCTGACAGATACGGCCTCGCGTGGCAAGTCGTCCCGACGGGGATGGACGAGCTGTTCGCCGACCCCGATCCGCAGCGCGCCGAGCGCGCGATGAGAGCGATGCTCGCGATGGGCAAGATCGACATCGCGGCGCTGCAGGCCGCGGCCGACGGGGTCGCGTGA
- a CDS encoding GNAT family N-acetyltransferase, whose amino-acid sequence MSAPPSARSPVHPAGRDDAEAIGRLLHDFNREFDAPTPEPGVLAERMRRLLATRETAVLLAGEAGARPDGLVVLRFREAIWTAGLECYVAELYVVPARRGEGLGRALMEAAIELARRMGADTIDLGTSDDDVAARALYERLGFSNREGGPDGPITYFYEREL is encoded by the coding sequence GTGAGCGCTCCGCCCTCCGCACGGTCGCCCGTCCACCCGGCCGGGCGCGACGACGCCGAGGCGATCGGCCGGCTGCTGCACGACTTCAACCGCGAGTTCGACGCGCCGACGCCGGAGCCCGGCGTGCTCGCCGAGCGCATGCGCCGCCTGCTCGCGACGCGCGAGACGGCGGTGCTGCTGGCCGGCGAGGCGGGCGCGCGGCCGGACGGGCTCGTCGTGCTGCGCTTCCGCGAGGCGATCTGGACGGCCGGGCTGGAGTGCTACGTGGCCGAGCTGTACGTCGTGCCCGCGCGCCGCGGCGAAGGGCTCGGGCGCGCGCTGATGGAGGCCGCGATCGAGCTGGCGCGCCGCATGGGCGCCGACACGATCGACCTCGGCACGAGCGACGACGACGTCGCCGCCCGCGCGCTGTACGAGCGCCTCGGATTCAGCAACCGCGAGGGCGGGCCGGACGGCCCGATCACCTACTTCTACGAGCGCGAGCTGTGA
- a CDS encoding CoA-acylating methylmalonate-semialdehyde dehydrogenase, with translation MTATSTTTLNHWIGGREDAGTGDRFGEVTESATGELVARVAFATEADVDRAVRVAAEAADAWGRSSLGQRTKVMFAFREQVNSRRDELARAITREHGKVLSDAAGEVQRGMEVIDFACGLGHLLKGEMSGQVSRGVDSYSLRQPLGVVAGITPFNFPVMVPLWMAPVALAAGNAFVLKPSEQDPSASLLLADMLKNAGLPEGVFTVINGDKDAVNALLVHPEVRAVSFVGSTPIAKHVYETATAHGKRVQALGGAKNHAVVLPDADLDLAADALVSAGYGSAGQRCMAVSVAVAVGAIAEPLIAKIQERIAGLTVGDGFDAASEMGPLVSERHLGRVRGLVDSGEGDGATLLADGRAIAVEGREGGHWLGPTLFDNVRPGMAIYDEEIFGPVLCVVRADSYDEAVGLANSSPYGNGAAIFTNDGGAARQFEQDITAGMVGVNVPIPVPMAYHSFGGWKDSLFGDLHVHGPDGVRFYTRGKVITRRWPDPADRGIDLGFPVHS, from the coding sequence ATGACCGCAACGAGCACCACCACCCTCAACCACTGGATCGGCGGCCGTGAGGACGCCGGCACCGGCGACCGCTTCGGCGAGGTGACGGAGTCGGCGACCGGCGAGCTCGTCGCGCGCGTCGCGTTCGCGACCGAGGCCGACGTCGACCGCGCCGTACGCGTCGCGGCCGAGGCCGCCGACGCGTGGGGCAGATCCTCGCTCGGCCAGCGCACGAAGGTGATGTTCGCCTTCCGCGAGCAGGTCAACTCGCGCCGCGACGAGCTTGCTCGCGCGATCACGCGCGAGCACGGCAAGGTCCTCTCCGACGCCGCCGGCGAGGTCCAGCGCGGCATGGAGGTGATCGACTTCGCGTGCGGTCTCGGCCACCTGCTGAAGGGCGAGATGTCCGGCCAGGTCTCGCGCGGCGTCGACTCGTACTCGCTGCGTCAGCCGCTCGGCGTCGTCGCCGGCATAACGCCGTTCAACTTCCCCGTGATGGTGCCGCTGTGGATGGCGCCGGTCGCGCTCGCGGCCGGCAACGCGTTCGTGCTGAAGCCGTCCGAGCAGGACCCGTCCGCCTCGCTGCTGCTCGCCGACATGCTGAAGAACGCCGGTCTGCCCGAGGGCGTCTTCACGGTCATCAACGGCGACAAGGACGCGGTCAACGCGCTGCTCGTCCACCCCGAGGTGAGAGCGGTCTCGTTCGTCGGCTCGACGCCGATCGCCAAGCACGTCTACGAGACGGCGACGGCGCACGGCAAACGCGTGCAGGCGCTCGGCGGCGCGAAGAACCACGCCGTCGTGCTGCCCGACGCCGACCTCGACCTCGCCGCCGACGCGCTCGTCTCGGCCGGCTACGGCTCCGCCGGCCAGCGCTGCATGGCGGTCTCCGTCGCGGTCGCCGTCGGCGCGATCGCCGAGCCGCTGATCGCGAAGATCCAGGAGCGGATCGCCGGCCTGACCGTCGGCGACGGCTTCGACGCGGCGTCCGAGATGGGCCCGCTCGTGAGCGAGCGCCACCTCGGCCGCGTGCGCGGCCTCGTCGACTCCGGCGAGGGCGACGGCGCGACGCTGCTGGCCGACGGCCGCGCGATCGCGGTCGAGGGCCGCGAGGGCGGCCACTGGCTCGGCCCGACGCTGTTCGACAACGTCAGACCCGGCATGGCGATCTACGACGAGGAGATCTTCGGCCCGGTGCTGTGCGTCGTGCGCGCGGACTCCTACGACGAGGCCGTCGGCCTCGCGAACTCCAGCCCGTACGGCAACGGCGCGGCGATCTTCACCAACGACGGCGGCGCCGCCCGGCAGTTCGAGCAGGACATCACGGCCGGCATGGTCGGCGTCAACGTGCCGATCCCGGTGCCGATGGCCTACCACTCGTTCGGCGGCTGGAAGGACTCGCTGTTCGGCGACCTCCACGTCCACGGCCCCGACGGCGTGCGCTTCTACACGCGCGGCAAGGTGATCACGCGCCGCTGGCCCGACCCGGCCGACCGCGGCATCGACCTCGGCTTCCCGGTCCACTCGTAG
- a CDS encoding gamma-aminobutyraldehyde dehydrogenase, whose translation MATPTTTPLGTVDGAPLDESGATLPVIDPSTEELLAEVPVASAATVDRAVLAAERAFDGWADTTPAQRDDLMNALADQLAAHREEFAALEARNVGKPLEAARDEVDACVAELRYFGGAARTIEGKAAAEYVAGRTSFIRRDPVGVVAQITPWNYPLQMAIWKIGPALAAGNTVVMKPSELTPLSTLRLGELAREVLPAGVFNVVPGDGQTTGDALVRHPRVRMACLTGDVGTGRKIAANAAETVKRVHLELGGKAPVIVFDDADMDQLAETLRVASYWNAGQDCTAACRVLVSDKRYDDLLSALVPQVESLRIGGPFDASGDAANELGPVISDKQRQRVLGFLDRADADGAEIVTGGAAANERGWFVAPTIVGGVTQESEIVRREVFGPVITVQRVTDEAQALAWANDVEYGLSASVWSRDIGRCLRMAKKLQFGCVWLNDHLTVADEMPHGGYKQSGYGKDLSPYSIDDYTVVKHVMARID comes from the coding sequence CTCGGCACCGTAGACGGCGCGCCGCTCGACGAGAGCGGCGCGACGCTGCCGGTGATCGACCCGTCGACCGAGGAGCTGCTGGCCGAGGTCCCCGTCGCCTCCGCCGCGACGGTCGACCGCGCCGTGCTCGCCGCCGAGCGCGCGTTCGACGGCTGGGCCGACACGACGCCGGCCCAGCGCGACGACCTGATGAACGCGCTCGCCGACCAGCTCGCCGCGCACCGCGAGGAGTTCGCGGCGCTGGAGGCGCGCAACGTCGGCAAGCCGCTGGAGGCCGCGCGCGACGAGGTCGACGCCTGCGTCGCCGAGCTGCGCTACTTCGGCGGCGCGGCGCGCACGATCGAGGGCAAGGCGGCGGCCGAGTACGTCGCGGGCCGCACCTCCTTCATCCGCCGCGACCCGGTCGGCGTGGTCGCGCAGATCACGCCGTGGAACTACCCGCTGCAGATGGCGATCTGGAAGATCGGCCCGGCGCTCGCCGCCGGCAACACGGTCGTCATGAAGCCGTCCGAGCTGACGCCGCTGAGCACGCTGCGGCTCGGCGAGCTGGCGCGCGAGGTGCTGCCGGCCGGCGTCTTCAACGTCGTCCCCGGCGACGGCCAGACGACCGGCGACGCGCTCGTCAGACACCCGCGCGTGCGGATGGCGTGCCTCACCGGCGACGTCGGCACCGGCCGCAAGATCGCCGCGAACGCCGCCGAGACGGTCAAGCGCGTCCACCTCGAGCTGGGCGGCAAGGCGCCGGTGATCGTCTTCGACGACGCCGACATGGACCAGCTTGCCGAGACGCTGCGGGTCGCCTCCTACTGGAACGCCGGCCAGGACTGCACCGCCGCGTGCCGCGTGCTCGTCAGCGACAAGCGCTACGACGACCTGCTCTCGGCGCTCGTCCCGCAGGTCGAGTCGCTGCGGATCGGCGGCCCGTTCGACGCGAGCGGCGACGCCGCGAACGAGCTGGGCCCGGTCATCTCCGACAAGCAGCGCCAGCGCGTGCTCGGCTTCCTCGACCGCGCCGACGCCGACGGCGCCGAGATCGTCACCGGCGGCGCGGCCGCCAACGAGCGCGGCTGGTTCGTCGCGCCGACGATCGTCGGCGGCGTCACGCAGGAGTCGGAGATCGTCCGCCGCGAGGTCTTCGGCCCCGTGATCACCGTCCAGCGCGTCACCGACGAGGCGCAGGCGCTGGCGTGGGCCAACGACGTCGAATACGGCCTCTCGGCTTCGGTCTGGAGCCGCGACATCGGCCGCTGCCTGCGGATGGCGAAGAAGCTGCAGTTCGGCTGCGTCTGGCTCAACGACCACCTGACGGTCGCGGACGAGATGCCGCACGGCGGCTACAAGCAGTCCGGCTACGGCAAGGACCTCTCTCCCTATTCGATCGACGACTACACCGTCGTGAAGCACGTGATGGCAAGGATCGACTGA